The following proteins are encoded in a genomic region of Sulfurimonas sp. HSL3-7:
- a CDS encoding FAD/NAD(P)-binding oxidoreductase, whose protein sequence is MKEKKTLLNILEQETPKMSRRDALKFMGISPIAAGVIAQGTSGSITEAKASSAKGKIVIVGGGAGAIMAAARLNRALSDPDITIIAPNEVHLYQPGQVFMAAGEYTFDDIAKNNADLIPDGVTWIKDAVETFDPDNNRVVIRSGEAIAYDYLVVATGLQYHYEWIEGLSIDDIGKNGISSVYLNDPEKGTADGGSITHQWFKDVHAAAKEGNPRVICTQPATAIKCGGAPQKILYLSDDYLKRDGLSADFVFATNSGSLFGVPEVNETLVNEVQPRYGNITNKFKHNLVAIDTEKKVATFEHKYQIQGEYDEDLEEYDMIDKEEKVQLEYDFIHIVPPMSAPDAVVNSPLGWQKGSGKGWLEVDRETLQHRRYKNVFGIGDVLGVPKGKTGGSARHHAPVMVGNLIAEMEHKELKEKFDGYTVCPLKTQYGKIILAEFDYNGAAPSFPLAVGEQRWIWWAFDLYMLKPMYWYLMMRGLM, encoded by the coding sequence TTGAAAGAAAAGAAAACATTGTTGAACATCCTGGAGCAGGAGACGCCCAAGATGTCACGCCGTGACGCATTAAAATTCATGGGGATCTCCCCGATCGCAGCCGGCGTTATCGCACAGGGAACTTCAGGCTCCATCACCGAAGCGAAAGCTTCCAGTGCCAAAGGTAAGATCGTCATCGTCGGCGGCGGTGCCGGTGCCATCATGGCTGCAGCTCGCCTTAACCGCGCCCTTTCAGACCCGGACATCACGATCATTGCACCTAATGAGGTCCACCTCTACCAGCCGGGGCAGGTCTTTATGGCAGCCGGTGAATACACTTTTGACGACATCGCCAAAAACAATGCGGACCTGATTCCTGACGGCGTAACATGGATCAAAGATGCCGTAGAGACTTTTGATCCGGACAATAACAGGGTGGTCATACGCAGCGGAGAGGCAATCGCCTACGACTACCTCGTCGTCGCGACCGGGCTGCAGTATCACTATGAGTGGATCGAAGGACTGAGCATCGACGATATCGGCAAGAACGGCATTTCCAGTGTCTACCTGAATGACCCGGAAAAAGGGACCGCAGACGGCGGAAGCATCACCCACCAGTGGTTCAAGGACGTACATGCGGCTGCCAAAGAGGGCAACCCGCGTGTCATCTGTACCCAGCCGGCTACTGCCATCAAATGTGGCGGTGCACCGCAGAAGATCCTCTACCTGAGCGATGACTACCTCAAACGCGACGGTCTGAGTGCCGATTTTGTCTTTGCCACCAACAGCGGAAGCCTTTTTGGTGTACCTGAGGTCAACGAGACGCTTGTCAACGAGGTGCAGCCGCGCTACGGCAACATCACCAACAAGTTCAAGCATAACCTGGTCGCTATCGACACCGAGAAAAAAGTCGCGACTTTCGAGCACAAATACCAGATTCAGGGCGAATATGACGAGGATCTCGAAGAGTACGATATGATCGATAAAGAGGAGAAAGTCCAACTCGAATATGACTTTATCCACATCGTACCGCCGATGAGCGCACCTGATGCCGTCGTCAATTCACCGCTGGGCTGGCAGAAAGGCTCAGGAAAAGGGTGGCTTGAAGTCGACAGAGAGACCCTTCAGCACCGTCGCTACAAAAACGTCTTCGGTATCGGCGATGTTCTCGGTGTTCCAAAAGGCAAGACCGGCGGTTCGGCACGCCATCACGCCCCTGTAATGGTTGGCAACCTGATTGCCGAAATGGAGCATAAAGAGCTGAAAGAGAAGTTCGACGGCTATACGGTCTGCCCGCTTAAAACACAGTACGGCAAGATCATCCTTGCCGAGTTCGACTATAACGGAGCCGCACCTTCATTCCCTCTCGCTGTCGGCGAACAGCGCTGGATCTGGTGGGCATTCGACCTCTACATGCTCAAACCGATGTACTGGTACCTGATGATGCGGGGGCTAATGTAA
- a CDS encoding DUF3373 family protein, producing the protein MTKKITLLSSLASLAVLSTSLTAAESDLQAQIDALNAKIEKMEKVNSYQNKQISKVNQQSANDNIKWTIDYRAAYDNLNYKYLDDAKKGDGTDDTANAGETYTNPALLTSRLWLGMAASPFEGLTFRGQLAVYGYWGAENTNETSDKSWRGSSRPHDWTVRLREGNFVYKFGNDWAVPMAASVGRRPASMGFLANHRDGDARPNSPLAHITNMEVDAAMVMFDFAEALLPGSYLKVVYGRAHDPVAVGSTTPYIDPELADSYDGPVDFLVLPMSIYNDGQSNLMAQYAMIFNSKGTRISDGKIKSAAGTTHMGALSYQLDGLNEDIDFLDSSTLFASAAATMTDPDSGYEMLGSTESETGYSFWAGFLFPDMMTDGGRFGVEYNWGSKYWTPMTWAEDTVIGSKIATRGSAYEGYWNIPIEGKNLSAQLRYTYIDYDYRANTTCYWDDPADKNLDSAQDIRLYVRYQY; encoded by the coding sequence ATGACCAAAAAAATAACACTGCTTTCCAGTCTGGCAAGTCTGGCGGTATTATCAACTTCGCTTACAGCGGCAGAGAGTGACCTTCAGGCACAGATCGATGCACTCAATGCAAAAATTGAGAAGATGGAGAAGGTGAACAGCTACCAGAACAAGCAGATCTCAAAAGTCAATCAACAGAGTGCCAACGACAACATCAAGTGGACGATCGATTACCGCGCCGCATATGACAATCTCAACTACAAATATTTGGATGATGCCAAAAAAGGCGATGGCACTGATGACACGGCCAACGCCGGTGAAACATATACCAATCCCGCATTGTTGACCAGCCGTCTCTGGCTCGGTATGGCGGCTTCGCCGTTTGAAGGCCTGACCTTCCGCGGCCAGCTGGCCGTCTACGGCTACTGGGGAGCAGAAAACACGAATGAAACTTCGGACAAATCGTGGCGCGGAAGCTCCCGTCCGCATGACTGGACGGTGCGTCTCAGAGAAGGTAACTTCGTCTACAAATTCGGAAACGACTGGGCCGTACCGATGGCGGCAAGCGTCGGCCGCCGCCCTGCTTCAATGGGCTTTCTGGCCAACCACCGCGACGGCGATGCCAGACCGAACTCGCCGCTGGCGCACATCACCAACATGGAGGTCGATGCGGCGATGGTGATGTTCGACTTTGCGGAGGCCCTCCTTCCGGGCTCCTACCTCAAGGTCGTCTACGGCCGTGCGCATGATCCGGTGGCAGTCGGTTCGACAACACCGTACATCGATCCTGAATTAGCTGACAGTTATGACGGTCCGGTCGACTTCCTTGTTTTACCGATGTCGATCTACAACGACGGACAAAGCAATTTGATGGCACAGTACGCGATGATCTTCAACTCGAAAGGGACACGTATCTCTGACGGAAAAATCAAATCTGCAGCCGGAACGACCCATATGGGAGCCCTCTCCTACCAGCTTGACGGTCTCAACGAAGATATCGACTTTCTTGATTCATCGACCCTCTTTGCCAGTGCCGCGGCGACGATGACGGACCCTGACAGCGGCTACGAGATGCTCGGTTCGACGGAGAGCGAAACCGGTTACAGCTTCTGGGCCGGCTTCCTTTTCCCTGACATGATGACCGACGGCGGCCGTTTCGGTGTAGAGTACAACTGGGGAAGCAAGTACTGGACACCGATGACCTGGGCTGAAGATACGGTGATCGGTTCCAAAATCGCGACACGCGGAAGCGCCTATGAGGGGTACTGGAATATCCCTATCGAAGGCAAGAACCTGAGTGCGCAGCTGCGATACACCTACATCGATTACGACTACCGCGCCAACACGACCTGCTACTGGGATGACCCTGCAGACAAAAACCTCGATTCTGCACAGGATATCCGCCTGTACGTTCGTTACCAGTATTAA
- a CDS encoding cytochrome C: MKSFTKVAMTALIGLGVLSTNVYADAAKGQKIYQKKLKEVCGKTGAVFAASHTQMEWETAKDEGKLVEMMEAECPAGKDFFESKKFETKYKSHLYDFVHDFASDSGNIPSC, translated from the coding sequence ATGAAATCATTTACAAAAGTTGCGATGACCGCTCTTATCGGGTTAGGTGTTTTAAGTACAAATGTTTATGCAGATGCAGCCAAAGGTCAAAAAATTTATCAGAAAAAACTTAAAGAAGTATGCGGTAAAACAGGTGCTGTTTTTGCTGCTTCCCATACACAGATGGAGTGGGAAACTGCAAAAGATGAGGGAAAACTGGTAGAGATGATGGAAGCGGAGTGTCCGGCGGGTAAAGACTTTTTCGAAAGTAAAAAATTTGAAACCAAATATAAAAGTCATCTATATGACTTCGTTCACGACTTCGCAAGCGACAGCGGTAATATCCCTTCTTGCTAA
- a CDS encoding DUF2798 domain-containing protein, with translation MIPKRLEPLLFAFLMSLFMSFFMSFVITFINLGLIDGFVTKWLGAFWKAFMIAFPTIFVVVPMVRKLVQGLIAQDIRS, from the coding sequence GTGATCCCTAAACGCCTCGAACCCCTGCTCTTCGCTTTTCTGATGTCGCTTTTCATGTCCTTTTTTATGTCTTTCGTCATCACCTTCATCAATCTCGGACTCATCGACGGCTTCGTCACTAAATGGCTCGGTGCCTTCTGGAAAGCCTTTATGATCGCCTTTCCGACGATCTTTGTCGTCGTACCGATGGTGCGAAAACTGGTGCAGGGCCTGATTGCCCAGGATATCCGTTCATAA
- a CDS encoding Ig-like domain-containing protein, translated as MFGKSFQIFLFIIVSIIFTSCSDTSDGDGAYVYNPAWVTITVPSTNPYTLDKELVHLTGGAFISDGWSRCCSGSPSDTGVTVTWRNATTGASAQATQYVQYGSFLGTPYIKSHSWAADIPLVMGSNSISVTAYDPEYSDTANITVIREADTTPPYVIYIRPNDQSTGISVSPYISASFNENLNCDSVQADTLTVQDEFGVFATGTLSCSNQVLSFDLLQELAFDTLYTVTIKAGIKDLVDLNMSDDYQWSFTTSTPY; from the coding sequence ATGTTTGGAAAATCATTTCAAATCTTTTTGTTTATTATCGTATCCATCATATTTACTTCGTGTTCGGACACTTCCGATGGCGATGGCGCATATGTGTACAATCCTGCATGGGTAACGATCACCGTTCCCTCAACAAATCCCTATACTCTTGATAAAGAGCTTGTGCATCTAACGGGAGGAGCCTTCATCAGTGACGGTTGGTCCCGATGTTGCAGCGGTTCTCCATCGGACACAGGTGTGACAGTCACATGGCGCAACGCAACAACCGGCGCAAGCGCACAGGCTACGCAATATGTACAATATGGCTCATTTCTAGGAACGCCTTATATTAAAAGCCATTCATGGGCTGCTGACATTCCTCTTGTTATGGGGAGTAACAGTATCAGCGTTACCGCGTATGATCCAGAGTACAGTGATACAGCCAATATAACGGTGATACGTGAAGCAGATACCACCCCGCCATATGTCATCTATATACGACCGAATGATCAAAGTACCGGCATATCCGTAAGTCCATATATCAGTGCAAGTTTTAACGAAAACCTTAATTGCGACTCGGTCCAAGCCGATACCCTGACAGTGCAAGACGAGTTCGGTGTGTTCGCTACCGGAACATTGTCCTGTTCTAACCAAGTACTCAGTTTTGATCTTTTGCAAGAGTTGGCATTTGATACCCTGTATACAGTGACAATAAAAGCAGGTATCAAGGACCTTGTCGACCTGAACATGAGTGATGATTATCAATGGAGTTTTACAACCAGTACACCTTACTGA
- the htpG gene encoding molecular chaperone HtpG, whose protein sequence is MAKHQFQTEVNQLLQLMIHSLYSNKEIFLRELVSNASDAMDKLNMLVLTNENYKGLAFNPRIDIKLNKETKTLTINDSGIGMNDEDLVANLGTIAKSGTKAFLENLSGDQKKDSQLIGQFGVGFYAAFMVADKVEVTSKKAGEEKAYKWISAGDGEYEIEAAEKESYGTSIVMHLKDDEDEFLEPHRIESIIEKYSNHIPFPIFMDKEHFVPAEKDDEGNETKPSSTEIKNEQVNKASALWTIAKSELNDDDYKDFYSSIAHDSAEPLMWMHNKAEGALEYTTLFYVPSKAPMDMYRVDYQAGIKLYINRVFITDDEKELMPTYLRFLRGVIDSKDLPLNVSREILQSNPVMSKIKNASVKKVLSEFAKMMKKDADKYNDFYAQFGNVLKEGLYSDFGNREKILELLQFNTLNSDEKTTIAEFVKNVNEEKKEIYYITGKMALNMLKNSPSLERFKAKGLDVLVMNEEIDTIVFPMVSEYKEYKFVNVTDAKFEESEEDKKKEEELSKEYEGLIGEFKTSLGDSVKEIEVTTELTESPVALKIDKEDPSYMMAQMMQQMGQAGEMPPIKPILQINPNHELLAKLKDSADQNLINDAAHVLFDQAKLFDGMELDDTADFIARMNRIMSKAL, encoded by the coding sequence ATGGCAAAACATCAATTTCAGACGGAAGTCAATCAACTCTTACAACTTATGATACACTCCCTCTACTCCAACAAAGAGATCTTTTTGCGCGAACTCGTCTCCAACGCGTCGGACGCGATGGACAAACTCAACATGCTGGTCCTTACCAACGAAAACTACAAAGGCCTTGCATTCAACCCGCGTATCGACATCAAGCTCAATAAAGAGACCAAGACCCTGACCATCAATGACAGCGGTATCGGTATGAATGATGAGGACCTTGTCGCCAACCTCGGTACCATCGCCAAGTCGGGTACGAAAGCCTTCCTTGAAAACCTTTCGGGCGACCAGAAGAAAGATTCGCAGCTTATCGGCCAGTTCGGTGTCGGTTTCTACGCGGCGTTCATGGTCGCGGACAAGGTAGAGGTTACCTCCAAAAAAGCGGGCGAAGAGAAGGCTTACAAATGGATCTCTGCCGGTGACGGCGAGTACGAGATCGAAGCAGCGGAGAAAGAGAGCTACGGTACGTCGATCGTCATGCACCTCAAAGATGATGAAGATGAGTTCCTCGAGCCGCACCGTATCGAGAGCATCATCGAGAAATATTCGAACCATATTCCGTTCCCTATTTTCATGGACAAAGAACACTTCGTTCCTGCAGAAAAAGATGACGAAGGCAACGAGACAAAACCGTCATCGACCGAGATCAAGAATGAGCAGGTCAACAAGGCGTCGGCACTCTGGACCATTGCCAAATCCGAGCTTAATGACGACGACTACAAAGACTTCTATTCAAGCATCGCCCACGACTCTGCCGAACCGCTTATGTGGATGCACAACAAGGCCGAAGGCGCCCTCGAGTACACGACCCTCTTCTATGTGCCGTCAAAAGCGCCGATGGACATGTACCGCGTCGACTACCAGGCGGGCATCAAGCTCTACATCAACCGCGTTTTCATCACCGATGACGAAAAAGAGCTTATGCCGACCTACCTCCGCTTCCTTCGCGGGGTGATCGACTCCAAAGACCTTCCGCTCAACGTCAGCCGTGAGATCCTGCAGTCCAACCCGGTCATGAGCAAGATCAAAAACGCTTCGGTCAAGAAGGTGCTCTCCGAGTTTGCCAAGATGATGAAAAAAGATGCCGACAAGTACAATGATTTCTACGCGCAGTTCGGCAATGTACTGAAAGAGGGGCTCTATTCCGACTTCGGCAATCGCGAGAAGATCCTTGAGCTACTGCAGTTCAACACCCTCAACTCCGACGAGAAGACAACGATCGCCGAGTTCGTCAAAAACGTCAACGAAGAGAAGAAAGAGATCTACTACATCACCGGCAAGATGGCACTCAACATGCTCAAGAACTCACCGTCTCTTGAGCGCTTCAAAGCCAAAGGTCTTGACGTCCTTGTGATGAACGAAGAGATCGACACCATCGTCTTCCCGATGGTCAGCGAGTACAAAGAGTACAAGTTCGTCAACGTCACGGACGCCAAGTTCGAAGAGTCTGAAGAGGATAAGAAGAAAGAAGAGGAGCTCTCTAAAGAGTATGAAGGACTCATCGGCGAGTTCAAGACAAGCCTCGGCGACAGCGTCAAGGAGATCGAGGTGACAACGGAGCTGACAGAGTCTCCGGTCGCGCTCAAGATCGACAAAGAGGACCCGAGCTATATGATGGCGCAGATGATGCAGCAGATGGGCCAGGCCGGTGAAATGCCGCCGATCAAACCGATCCTGCAGATCAACCCTAACCACGAGCTGCTTGCGAAGCTGAAAGATTCGGCCGACCAGAATCTTATCAACGATGCGGCGCACGTCCTGTTCGATCAGGCCAAGCTTTTCGACGGTATGGAGCTCGACGACACTGCCGACTTCATCGCCCGCATGAACCGTATTATGAGCAAAGCGCTATAA
- the gltB gene encoding glutamate synthase large subunit encodes MLPKYLPSSEGLYDPRFEHDGCGVGFVAHLKGEKSHDIVQKGMELLLNLRHRGAVGAERNSGDGAGILTQMPDRFFRKVAKELGIDLPGFGSYGVGVVFLPRDPEAYIECETIVEQCIRDVGLECLGWRRVPTDNTSLGESVSAVEPYVHQVFVKRAEGLDADAFERKLYVVRKHAQSLIGDSVVAGTQNYYMPSLSYKTVVYKGQLVTEQLNGYFGDLDDPDFESALALVHSRFSTNTFPSWALAQPFRYLAHNGEINTLRGNVNWMRARESMLASELFTKEELEKIYPFMINDISGSDSSILDNAVELLTLAGRSLPHALMMLIPEAWEKDSEMDAQRKAFYAYHATFMEPWDGPASIAFTDGRVIGATLDRNGLRPSRYCLSTDNILVMASEQGALAFPPEEILLKGRLQPGRMFLADLEAGRIVPDVEIKAQIASEHPYEKWVEEKRIELDALALNREVRQPDHETILQRQKCYGYTQEDLKIILTPMANEAYEATGSMGNDASLSVLSNRSVNLFNYFHQLFAQVTNPPIDPIREESVMSLRSLIGQQGNLFDQSGENRKFIELPQPILTNVQLEKLRGVDRLGFRAKTISILFDAGKRGSLETALDRIETEGLEAVKSGCSVLILSCRGTDKKQAPVPSLLATSALHHHLIRQGVRTECGIVVETGEAREIHHFATLIGYGANAINPYLAFETIEDMRRRGMIDERISGEKAVENYIHAVAKGIYKVMSKMGISTVRSYTGAQIFEALGLSETVVERYFSGTPSRLGGIGLETIEEEALLNHRNAYPEEETEANDLESGGTYYYREGGERHLLRPEAIFLLQQSTRTNSYETYRQFAALINDQNGELFTLRGLLEFVKKEPIPIEEVESVEAIRKRFATGAMSYGSISQEAHTTLAIAMNRIGAKSNTGEGGEDPRRFVPLANGDSMNSAVKQVASGRFGVTSDYLVHAGEIQIKMAQGAKPGEGGQLPGHKVDEAIGRTRHSTPGVGLISPPPHHDIYSIEDLKQLIHDLKNANTAARISVKLVSEVGVGTVAAGVAKAHADVVLVSGYDGGTGASPQTSIKHAGLPWELGVAETHQTLVKNGLRSRITVQTDGQIRTGRDAAVAALLGAEEWGIGTSALVVEGCVMMRKCHLNTCPVGIATQDKELRKHFRGKPEHIVNYVTFMAQELREIMAELGFRSVEEMIGRVDKLSSRSGVDHWKAKHLQLERLLYRMHVRSNDTPFCSTAQEHGTEEALDNELIALSKPALEAAVPVRAAIEIRNIHRSVGTMLSSEMTRRYGAAGLGEDTVYFKAEGSAGQSFGAFLTRGITFEIEGDANDYFGKGLCGGKLILYPPKASLFRAQENVVVGNVAFYGATGGEAYICGLAGERFCVRNSGAKVVVGAVGDHGCEYMTGGRVVVLGAVGKNFAAGMSGGIAYIYKDEAFRREHINPAMVELETLEDPLECEEVRAMIEKHVQYTQSSEGVAILQEWEKAKARFVKVMPSDYKRALAALPRRRDEQDVTA; translated from the coding sequence ATGTTACCAAAATATTTGCCTTCCAGTGAGGGTCTTTATGATCCACGGTTCGAACATGACGGTTGCGGCGTCGGTTTTGTCGCTCATTTAAAAGGCGAAAAATCGCACGACATCGTGCAAAAAGGGATGGAGCTGCTGCTCAACCTTAGACACCGCGGCGCGGTCGGAGCGGAAAGAAATTCCGGTGACGGTGCGGGGATTTTGACGCAAATGCCTGACCGTTTTTTCCGTAAAGTTGCCAAAGAGCTCGGTATCGATCTGCCAGGTTTTGGCAGCTACGGTGTCGGCGTCGTCTTTCTTCCCAGAGATCCCGAAGCCTACATCGAATGCGAGACGATCGTGGAGCAGTGCATCCGCGATGTCGGCCTGGAGTGTCTGGGGTGGCGGAGAGTTCCGACCGACAATACCAGTCTGGGGGAGAGCGTCAGCGCGGTCGAGCCTTATGTGCATCAGGTCTTTGTCAAAAGGGCGGAGGGGCTTGACGCCGATGCGTTTGAGCGCAAGCTTTATGTCGTGCGAAAACATGCTCAGTCGCTCATTGGCGACTCCGTCGTTGCCGGCACGCAAAACTACTATATGCCTTCGCTCTCTTATAAGACCGTTGTCTATAAAGGACAGTTGGTCACCGAACAGTTGAATGGGTACTTCGGGGATCTTGATGACCCGGATTTTGAATCGGCTCTCGCTCTGGTTCACAGCCGCTTTTCAACGAACACGTTTCCTTCCTGGGCACTGGCGCAGCCGTTCCGATATCTCGCCCATAACGGCGAGATCAACACGCTGCGCGGTAATGTCAACTGGATGCGGGCGAGGGAGTCGATGCTCGCCTCAGAGCTCTTTACAAAAGAGGAGCTGGAAAAGATCTACCCCTTCATGATCAATGATATCAGCGGTTCTGACTCCTCCATCCTCGACAACGCCGTCGAGCTGCTCACCCTGGCGGGACGTTCACTGCCGCATGCGCTGATGATGCTGATCCCCGAAGCCTGGGAAAAAGACAGCGAGATGGATGCGCAGCGTAAAGCCTTTTATGCCTATCACGCGACCTTCATGGAGCCTTGGGACGGTCCCGCCTCGATAGCGTTCACTGACGGCAGGGTCATCGGGGCGACACTTGACCGTAACGGTCTGAGGCCGTCGCGCTACTGCCTGAGCACGGACAACATTCTGGTGATGGCATCGGAGCAGGGGGCACTGGCATTCCCGCCCGAAGAGATTCTTCTAAAAGGGCGGTTGCAGCCGGGACGGATGTTCCTTGCCGACCTTGAAGCGGGGCGGATCGTACCTGACGTAGAGATCAAAGCGCAGATCGCCTCGGAACATCCCTATGAAAAATGGGTCGAAGAGAAAAGGATCGAACTCGACGCGCTGGCGCTCAACCGTGAGGTGAGACAGCCTGACCACGAAACGATTTTGCAGCGACAGAAGTGCTATGGGTATACCCAGGAGGATCTCAAGATCATCCTGACGCCGATGGCGAACGAAGCCTACGAGGCAACGGGTTCGATGGGAAACGACGCTTCGCTCAGTGTCCTCTCGAACCGCTCCGTCAATCTTTTCAACTATTTTCACCAGCTCTTTGCCCAGGTGACGAACCCGCCGATCGATCCTATCCGCGAGGAGAGCGTGATGTCGCTGCGCTCGCTTATCGGTCAGCAGGGCAACCTCTTCGACCAGAGCGGTGAGAACAGAAAGTTCATCGAGTTGCCGCAGCCGATTCTGACAAACGTCCAGCTGGAGAAGCTGCGGGGCGTGGACCGTCTTGGTTTCCGGGCAAAAACGATTAGTATTCTTTTCGATGCTGGAAAGAGGGGCTCTCTTGAAACGGCACTGGACCGCATTGAAACGGAGGGGCTGGAAGCGGTCAAATCCGGCTGTAGCGTCCTTATTCTCTCCTGCCGCGGTACGGACAAAAAACAGGCCCCGGTTCCCTCCCTTCTGGCGACGAGCGCGCTGCACCATCATCTGATCCGCCAGGGGGTAAGGACCGAATGCGGGATCGTCGTGGAGACGGGGGAGGCGAGAGAGATCCACCACTTCGCGACGCTGATCGGCTACGGGGCCAACGCCATCAACCCCTACCTGGCTTTCGAGACGATCGAGGACATGCGCAGGCGCGGGATGATCGACGAGAGAATATCCGGCGAGAAGGCGGTTGAAAACTACATCCATGCCGTCGCCAAAGGGATCTACAAGGTAATGTCCAAGATGGGGATCTCAACGGTCCGCTCCTATACGGGGGCACAGATCTTCGAGGCGCTGGGGCTCAGCGAAACGGTGGTGGAACGCTATTTCAGCGGTACCCCTTCGCGGCTTGGCGGCATCGGTCTCGAGACGATCGAGGAGGAGGCACTGCTAAATCATCGCAATGCCTACCCGGAAGAGGAGACGGAGGCCAACGATCTTGAATCCGGCGGGACATATTACTACAGGGAGGGAGGCGAGAGGCATCTGCTGCGCCCGGAGGCGATCTTCCTATTACAACAGTCGACAAGAACGAACAGCTATGAGACCTACCGGCAGTTCGCTGCACTGATCAACGACCAGAATGGAGAACTCTTCACGTTGCGGGGACTTCTTGAGTTCGTCAAAAAAGAGCCGATCCCTATCGAAGAGGTCGAGAGTGTCGAGGCGATTCGCAAGCGATTTGCGACGGGGGCGATGTCCTACGGTTCCATCTCCCAAGAGGCGCATACGACCCTGGCGATCGCGATGAACCGCATCGGCGCCAAGAGCAATACCGGCGAAGGGGGCGAGGATCCCAGACGTTTCGTGCCGCTGGCCAACGGCGACAGCATGAACTCGGCTGTCAAGCAGGTGGCCAGCGGAAGGTTCGGGGTCACTTCGGACTACCTCGTCCATGCCGGGGAGATCCAGATCAAGATGGCTCAGGGGGCAAAACCCGGCGAAGGGGGACAGCTTCCCGGCCACAAGGTCGACGAGGCTATCGGCAGGACACGCCACTCGACCCCGGGCGTGGGGCTCATCTCGCCGCCGCCGCACCATGACATCTACTCTATTGAAGATCTCAAACAGTTGATCCATGACCTCAAAAATGCCAACACGGCAGCCAGGATCAGTGTCAAGCTTGTCTCCGAGGTCGGCGTCGGGACGGTCGCTGCGGGCGTCGCCAAGGCGCATGCCGATGTCGTACTGGTTTCAGGGTACGACGGGGGGACGGGTGCCTCGCCGCAGACCTCTATCAAGCATGCCGGCCTTCCCTGGGAACTGGGCGTCGCGGAGACTCATCAGACCCTCGTGAAAAACGGCCTGCGTTCAAGGATCACCGTGCAGACCGACGGGCAGATCAGGACAGGACGCGACGCTGCAGTTGCTGCACTCCTCGGCGCCGAAGAGTGGGGAATCGGAACAAGTGCACTGGTCGTTGAAGGGTGCGTCATGATGCGTAAGTGCCATCTCAATACATGTCCGGTCGGCATCGCAACCCAGGATAAGGAGCTACGAAAGCATTTTCGGGGAAAACCGGAACATATCGTCAACTATGTCACCTTTATGGCACAGGAGTTGCGTGAAATAATGGCCGAGCTCGGTTTCAGGAGCGTAGAGGAGATGATCGGACGTGTCGACAAACTCTCATCACGAAGCGGTGTCGACCACTGGAAGGCGAAACACCTTCAACTCGAGCGGCTGCTTTACCGGATGCATGTACGTTCGAACGATACCCCCTTCTGTTCGACTGCCCAGGAGCACGGGACGGAAGAGGCGCTCGACAATGAGCTTATCGCCCTCTCGAAGCCGGCGCTCGAAGCGGCTGTCCCGGTCAGGGCGGCGATCGAGATCAGGAATATCCACCGCAGCGTCGGCACGATGCTCTCTTCTGAGATGACGCGTCGCTACGGCGCAGCCGGGCTTGGAGAGGATACCGTCTATTTCAAGGCGGAGGGAAGCGCCGGACAGAGCTTCGGCGCCTTTCTTACGAGGGGAATCACCTTCGAGATCGAGGGAGACGCCAATGACTACTTCGGCAAGGGACTATGCGGCGGCAAGCTGATCCTCTACCCGCCGAAGGCCTCGCTCTTCAGGGCTCAAGAGAATGTCGTCGTCGGGAACGTTGCCTTTTACGGGGCGACGGGCGGCGAAGCCTACATCTGCGGGCTTGCCGGCGAGCGCTTCTGCGTGCGCAACTCCGGTGCAAAGGTCGTCGTCGGCGCTGTCGGCGACCACGGATGCGAGTACATGACCGGCGGCAGGGTTGTCGTCCTCGGTGCCGTCGGCAAAAATTTCGCGGCGGGGATGAGCGGCGGGATCGCCTATATCTACAAGGATGAAGCATTCCGCAGGGAGCATATCAACCCTGCCATGGTGGAGCTTGAAACGCTGGAAGATCCGCTGGAGTGCGAGGAGGTCAGAGCGATGATCGAAAAGCATGTGCAGTACACCCAAAGTTCAGAAGGGGTGGCGATACTCCAGGAGTGGGAGAAGGCGAAGGCGCGGTTCGTCAAGGTAATGCCGAGCGATTACAAGCGGGCGCTGGCCGCCCTGCCAAGACGCAGGGACGAGCAGGATGTCACCGCATAA